The Bos indicus x Bos taurus breed Angus x Brahman F1 hybrid chromosome 15, Bos_hybrid_MaternalHap_v2.0, whole genome shotgun sequence genome includes a window with the following:
- the LOC113905994 gene encoding olfactory receptor 5B2-like: MKNSTEVTDFILLGLTDDPQLQIPLFIILTFIYLLTLIGNLGMTTLILLDSRLHTPMYFFLCNLSLVDFCYSSTVTPKAMAGLLKADKVISYHACAAQMFFFIVFATVESYLLASMAYDRYAAVCKPLHYTTSMTKNRCACLVLGSYACGVLNASVNTGDMFSLSFCGSNVIHHFFCDVPAVMTLSCSEKRISEMILVLVSSFNVLFALFVILISYLFIFMTILKVHSQEGYQKALSTCTSHLTTVSIFYGTVIVMYVQPSSSHSMDTDKITSVFYTMLIPMLNPVVYSLRNREVKGAFNKAAEKVKVSLDFLFM; the protein is encoded by the coding sequence ATGAAGAATAGCACAGAGGTAACCGATTTCATCCTGCTCGGACTCACAGATGACCCACAGCTGCAGATTCCTCTCTTTATAATCCTCACCTTCATTTACCTCCTCACTCTGATTGGGAACCTGGGGATGACCACGTTGATCCTGCTGGACTCTCGTCTCCACActcctatgtattttttcctctgtaaCCTGTCTCTGGTGGACTTTTGTTACTCCTCCACTGTCACTCCAAAAGCAATGGCTGGGCTCCTAAAAGCAGACAAAGTCATCTCCTACCATGCATGTGCTGCTcagatgttcttttttatagTCTTTGCCACTGTGGAAAGTTATCTCTTGGCCTCAATGGCTTATGACCGCTACGCAGCAGTGTGCAAGCCCCTACATTACACCACCTCCATGACGAAAAATAGGTGTGCTTGTCTTGTCTTAGGCTCTTATGCATGTGGTGTTCTGAATGCTTCTGTCAACACTGGAGACATGTTCAGTCTCTCTTTCTGTGGGTCCAACGTGATCCATCACTTTTTCTGTGATGTCCCAGCAGTCATGACTCTCTCTTGCTCTGAGAAACGCATCAGTGAAATGATTCTTGTCCTTGTCTCAAGCTTCAATGTCTTGTTTGCGCTTTTTGTAATCTTGATTTCCTACCTGTTCATATTTATGACAATTTTGAAGGTGCACTCACAAGAGGGGTACCAGAAGGCTCTGTCTACCTGCACTTCTCACCTCACTACTGTTTCCATATTTTATGGGACTGTCATCGTCATGTATGTACAGCCCAGCTCCAGCCACTCCATGGACACAGACAAAATCACATCCGTGTTCTATACAATGCtcatccccatgctgaaccccgtggtctacagcctgaggaacagaGAAGTCAAGGGTGCATTTAACAAAGCTGCTGAGAAGGTGAAAGTTTCTCTAGATTTTCTCTTCATGTAG